In the Leifsonia sp. 466MF genome, one interval contains:
- a CDS encoding VOC family protein, translating into MDQRISLVTLGVADLARSRAFYEDGLGWRPADAPEGVVFYQLPGMAFALFGREELAEDARHPVDGSFSGITLACNQRSEEDVDRVFAQAEAAGARILKPAERVFWGGYSGYFADPDGHVWEVAYNPGWTLAEDGTLTVG; encoded by the coding sequence ATGGATCAACGCATCAGTCTCGTGACGCTCGGAGTGGCCGACCTGGCGAGGAGCCGCGCCTTCTACGAGGACGGACTCGGCTGGAGGCCGGCCGACGCGCCGGAGGGCGTCGTCTTCTACCAGCTGCCCGGCATGGCGTTCGCGCTGTTCGGGCGGGAGGAGCTGGCCGAGGACGCCCGACATCCGGTCGACGGGTCGTTCAGCGGCATCACGCTCGCGTGCAACCAGCGGTCGGAGGAGGACGTCGACCGCGTCTTCGCGCAGGCCGAGGCCGCCGGTGCCCGCATCCTGAAACCCGCCGAGCGTGTGTTCTGGGGCGGGTACTCGGGGTACTTCGCCGATCCGGACGGCCACGTCTGGGAGGTCGCGTACAACCCGGGATGGACGCTGGCGGAGGACGGCACGCTCACGGTCGGCTGA
- a CDS encoding Na+/H+ antiporter, with protein MLGLELVVVIGVTTLLTKVIARKTGIAQPLLLVGIGVLIGFIPLFRDIELAPEVVLFLFLPAILYWESLTTSLREIRSNLRGIVLMSTGLVVVTAAAVAVLAHAMGLPWGAAWTLGAAIAPTDATAMTSFTRSLPRRNVTILRAESLVNDGTALVLWSLAVGFTVGDTDVSVGAVTLTLLIAYVGAAVIGALVAWIAILARRRLRDAITQNIAMLLTPFVAYLLAELVHASGVLAVVVAGLIISQAGPRIGVAEGRRQSDAFWTFTTFLLNASLFVLVGIELPRSTMELAAVDVGMGLVAIAAVTAVIVAVRFAYLFGTVYLIRLLDRRPQQKKRRMSDRARVVSGLSGFRGAVSLAAALAVPTTLENGSPFPGRDFIVFVTTGVIVVTLVGQGLVLPAVVRWAHLPSDESVGHELRLAETSATRAALDELPQLAQRLGVDPEISERIQGEFEEHLELLEVEDESRDGEEAAERSRQDTELRLALLHCKREEVVRLRDEGEIDDIVLRDIQRRLDVEEVRLTGREPGE; from the coding sequence GTGCTCGGACTCGAACTGGTCGTCGTCATCGGCGTCACCACCCTGCTCACCAAGGTGATCGCGCGGAAGACGGGGATCGCCCAGCCGCTCCTCCTCGTCGGCATCGGCGTGCTGATCGGGTTCATCCCCCTGTTCCGCGACATCGAACTCGCGCCGGAGGTGGTGCTGTTCCTCTTCCTCCCGGCGATCCTCTACTGGGAGAGCCTGACCACCTCCCTGCGGGAGATCCGCTCCAACCTGCGCGGCATCGTCCTGATGAGCACGGGCCTCGTCGTCGTCACCGCCGCCGCAGTCGCGGTGCTGGCGCATGCGATGGGTCTGCCGTGGGGTGCGGCGTGGACGCTCGGCGCCGCGATCGCGCCCACCGACGCGACGGCGATGACCTCGTTCACGCGCTCGCTCCCCCGCCGCAACGTCACGATCCTGCGCGCGGAGAGCCTGGTGAACGACGGGACGGCCCTCGTGCTGTGGTCCCTCGCGGTCGGGTTCACTGTCGGCGACACCGATGTCAGCGTCGGCGCCGTCACGCTGACCCTCCTCATCGCGTACGTCGGCGCAGCCGTCATCGGCGCCCTGGTCGCCTGGATCGCCATCCTCGCCCGCCGTCGGCTCCGGGATGCGATCACCCAGAACATCGCCATGCTGCTGACCCCGTTCGTGGCATACCTGCTGGCCGAGCTGGTGCATGCCTCCGGGGTGCTCGCCGTGGTGGTCGCCGGGCTGATCATCAGCCAGGCCGGTCCCCGCATCGGCGTGGCCGAGGGGCGGAGGCAGTCGGACGCCTTCTGGACCTTCACGACCTTCCTGCTCAACGCCAGCCTGTTCGTCCTCGTCGGCATCGAGCTGCCGCGCTCGACCATGGAACTGGCGGCGGTCGACGTCGGGATGGGACTGGTCGCGATCGCCGCCGTGACCGCCGTCATCGTCGCCGTCCGCTTCGCCTACCTCTTCGGCACGGTGTACCTGATCCGGCTCCTCGATCGGCGCCCGCAGCAGAAGAAGCGCCGGATGAGCGACCGCGCCCGCGTCGTGAGCGGGCTCTCCGGCTTCCGCGGCGCCGTCTCCCTCGCCGCCGCTCTCGCCGTGCCGACGACCTTGGAGAACGGCTCCCCGTTCCCCGGCCGCGACTTCATCGTGTTCGTCACCACCGGCGTGATCGTCGTGACGCTGGTCGGGCAGGGCCTCGTCCTCCCGGCGGTCGTCCGCTGGGCGCACCTTCCCTCCGACGAGTCGGTCGGGCACGAGCTGCGGCTTGCCGAGACGAGCGCGACCCGCGCGGCCCTCGACGAGCTGCCGCAGCTCGCCCAACGGCTCGGCGTCGACCCCGAGATCAGCGAGCGCATCCAGGGCGAGTTCGAGGAGCACCTCGAGCTGCTCGAGGTCGAGGACGAGTCGCGCGACGGCGAGGAGGCGGCGGAGCGGAGCCGGCAGGACACCGAGCTCCGGCTGGCGCTGCTGCACTGCAAACGCGAAGAGGTGGTCCGGCTGCGGGATGAGGGCGAGATCGACGACATCGTGCTGCGCGACATCCAGCGGCGGCTCGACGTGGAGGAGGTCCGGCTCACCGGGCGCGAACCCGGCGAGTGA
- a CDS encoding cystathionine gamma-synthase yields the protein MTHGFATRAIHEGQEFDPTTGAIIPPIYQTSTFVQDGIGGLRNGYEYGRAGNPTRTSLETLLASLEGGVRALSFASGLAAEDALLRAALRPGDHIVLGNDAYGGTHRLIDRIHSEWGIRNTTVDLADLDAVRTALGSDGTRMLWIETPSNPLMKISDIAALVELGHAVGAIVVVDNTFASPALQQPLSFGADVVVHSTTKYLGGHSDVIGGALIFADEELAEKAQFIQFAAGAVSSPMDAWLTTRGIKTLQVRVRQHSANAQAIAEALVGHAGIETVYYPGLPAHPGHELAARQMSGFGGMLSVALSGGAAAARRFAESTQVFQLAESLGGVESLIGYPTEMTHASVRGTALEVPDNIVRLSVGIEDVDDLLADVEQALGR from the coding sequence ATGACACACGGCTTCGCCACGCGCGCCATCCACGAGGGTCAGGAGTTCGACCCGACGACCGGCGCGATCATCCCGCCCATCTACCAGACCTCGACGTTCGTGCAGGACGGCATCGGCGGGCTGCGCAACGGCTACGAGTACGGTCGCGCCGGCAACCCGACGCGCACGTCCCTCGAGACGCTGCTCGCCTCGCTGGAGGGCGGCGTGCGCGCCCTGTCGTTCGCGTCGGGACTGGCGGCGGAGGACGCCCTGCTGCGCGCGGCGCTCCGCCCGGGCGACCACATCGTGCTCGGCAACGACGCGTACGGCGGCACCCACCGGCTGATCGACCGCATCCACAGCGAGTGGGGGATCCGCAACACGACCGTCGACCTGGCCGACCTGGACGCCGTGCGCACCGCGCTCGGGAGCGACGGCACCCGCATGCTGTGGATCGAGACGCCGAGCAATCCGCTGATGAAGATCAGCGACATCGCGGCGCTGGTGGAGCTCGGCCACGCCGTCGGCGCGATCGTCGTCGTCGACAACACGTTCGCGTCACCTGCCCTGCAGCAGCCGCTGTCGTTCGGCGCCGATGTCGTCGTCCACTCGACCACGAAGTACCTGGGCGGACACTCGGACGTCATCGGCGGCGCGCTGATCTTCGCCGACGAGGAGCTCGCCGAGAAGGCGCAGTTCATCCAGTTCGCCGCAGGTGCCGTGTCGTCGCCGATGGATGCGTGGCTCACCACGCGCGGCATCAAGACGCTGCAGGTGCGCGTCCGCCAGCACAGTGCGAACGCGCAGGCGATCGCGGAGGCGCTGGTCGGCCACGCGGGCATCGAGACCGTCTACTACCCGGGCCTGCCGGCGCATCCCGGCCATGAGCTCGCGGCGCGCCAGATGAGCGGATTCGGCGGCATGCTGTCCGTCGCGCTCTCCGGCGGTGCGGCGGCCGCCCGGCGGTTCGCGGAGTCGACGCAGGTGTTCCAGCTCGCGGAGTCGCTCGGCGGTGTGGAGTCGCTGATCGGCTACCCGACCGAGATGACGCACGCCTCGGTTCGTGGGACCGCACTCGAGGTGCCGGACAACATCGTGCGCCTGTCTGTGGGCATCGAGGATGTGGACGACCTGCTCGCGGATGTGGAGCAGGCGCTCGGTCGCTAG
- a CDS encoding APC family permease, which translates to MTERGPSTTNRSTTRTGGPEPELSDPRVPATPHGRLGVAGGTALYIAAVLGTGILVLPALAAAAAGPGAILAVAALALISVPLASTFAALARRHPDAGGVATFARRAFGPDAARVIGYWFFFGTPIGAPIAALMTARYVVAVIGGDALSTTLIAIGLMVIPVIVTAFGVRFAASVQLVLSGALVAVLIFVLAAAAPHARPENLEPLLPHGWAGVGLAMSLYIWAFAGWEAVAGIGGEFRNPRRDIPRATALALVIVSVAYLAIQAVTVVVLGGKAATSDVPLLDLVRVATGDGGGVVVAVIAAIVVTGVFNAYLAAFSKLGAAMGRDGDLPAWFGRGVENGAVARRGLLLSAVVMALYSVVVLASGDLQPFILVHTSIAAAVYGLGVASALRLLPARSLGWWMALISCVLAAGLLVLAGWHLVFPAVAAVVALGVGALSRSRRRRSGRPAGADPA; encoded by the coding sequence ATGACGGAACGCGGGCCCTCGACGACGAACCGCAGCACGACGCGCACCGGCGGTCCGGAGCCCGAGCTCAGCGATCCGCGGGTGCCCGCGACCCCGCACGGGCGGCTGGGAGTAGCCGGCGGCACCGCGCTGTACATCGCGGCGGTGCTCGGCACGGGCATCCTCGTGCTCCCGGCGCTCGCCGCGGCCGCCGCCGGTCCCGGCGCGATCCTCGCCGTCGCGGCGCTCGCCCTGATCTCGGTACCGCTGGCGAGCACCTTCGCCGCGCTCGCGCGACGGCACCCCGACGCGGGCGGCGTCGCCACCTTCGCGCGGCGTGCGTTCGGTCCGGACGCCGCCCGCGTGATCGGGTACTGGTTCTTCTTCGGCACACCCATCGGCGCGCCGATCGCGGCGCTGATGACCGCCCGATACGTGGTCGCGGTGATCGGGGGCGACGCGCTCAGCACGACCCTGATCGCCATCGGGCTGATGGTGATCCCGGTCATCGTGACGGCCTTCGGCGTGCGGTTCGCCGCTTCGGTGCAACTCGTCCTATCGGGCGCGCTCGTCGCGGTGCTGATCTTCGTGCTGGCGGCGGCGGCGCCGCACGCGCGCCCAGAGAACCTCGAGCCTCTGCTCCCGCACGGGTGGGCGGGCGTCGGACTGGCCATGAGCCTCTACATCTGGGCCTTCGCCGGGTGGGAGGCCGTCGCCGGGATCGGCGGCGAGTTCCGGAACCCCCGGCGCGATATCCCGCGGGCGACCGCGCTCGCGCTGGTCATCGTCTCGGTCGCGTACCTCGCCATCCAGGCTGTCACGGTCGTGGTGCTGGGTGGGAAGGCGGCGACGAGCGATGTCCCGCTGCTCGACCTCGTCCGGGTGGCGACCGGTGACGGAGGAGGCGTGGTGGTCGCCGTGATCGCCGCCATCGTCGTGACCGGCGTCTTCAACGCCTACCTCGCGGCCTTCAGCAAGCTCGGCGCGGCCATGGGACGCGACGGCGACCTCCCCGCATGGTTCGGCCGGGGCGTCGAGAACGGCGCGGTCGCCCGGCGCGGGCTGCTGCTGTCGGCTGTCGTCATGGCTCTGTACTCGGTCGTCGTGCTGGCGAGCGGCGACCTCCAGCCGTTCATCCTCGTCCACACCAGCATCGCGGCCGCGGTCTACGGCCTGGGAGTGGCGTCGGCGTTGCGCCTGCTCCCGGCGCGCTCGCTCGGCTGGTGGATGGCGCTGATCTCGTGCGTGCTCGCGGCCGGGCTGCTCGTGCTCGCCGGATGGCATCTGGTCTTCCCCGCGGTCGCGGCCGTCGTCGCGCTGGGGGTCGGCGCCCTCTCGCGCTCGCGCCGTCGGCGTTCCGGGCGGCCTGCTGGAGCCGATCCCGCATAA
- a CDS encoding glutamate--cysteine ligase has protein sequence MRTFGVEEELLLVDARGMATPVAPSVLADAPPVVDGPSVSAEFQQEMIETQTRPQLQTSELLLDIIGGRELADGLAQRHGARAIAVGMSPMRLRPHVTDDPRYAKMIERYGLTARGTLVCGFHVHVGIESREEGVAVLDRIRTWLPTLLALSANSPFFGGADTGHASYRFAAWHQWQSAGPTDVFGSVEAYDRFERFLVDTGVILDTGMLYLDARVSHKQPTVEVRVADVCLDARDAAVIAALVRALVDTAAADWQAGVPPAPVPSAALRLAEWQAALTGVRGSLPHPVTWREVPAVEAIDALLSHTAAALEANGDLVLVRRGLARILTTGGGAGRQRAAFERRGRMRDVVALAVSATHEQSEDDDLVVA, from the coding sequence GTGAGGACTTTCGGGGTGGAGGAGGAACTCCTCCTGGTAGACGCGCGCGGGATGGCCACGCCGGTGGCTCCGTCCGTCCTTGCGGACGCTCCGCCGGTCGTCGACGGGCCGTCGGTGAGCGCGGAGTTCCAGCAGGAGATGATCGAGACGCAGACGCGTCCGCAGCTGCAGACCAGCGAGCTGCTGCTCGACATCATCGGCGGCCGCGAGCTCGCCGACGGACTCGCTCAACGTCACGGCGCCCGGGCCATCGCCGTCGGGATGTCGCCGATGCGGCTCCGCCCGCACGTGACCGACGACCCCCGCTACGCGAAGATGATCGAGCGCTACGGGCTCACGGCTCGGGGCACCCTCGTCTGCGGCTTCCACGTGCACGTGGGCATCGAGTCGCGTGAGGAGGGCGTCGCGGTGCTCGACCGCATCCGCACCTGGCTTCCGACCCTGCTCGCCCTGAGTGCGAACTCGCCGTTCTTCGGCGGAGCGGACACCGGGCACGCCAGTTACCGCTTCGCTGCATGGCACCAGTGGCAGAGCGCCGGACCGACCGACGTGTTCGGCTCGGTGGAGGCGTACGACCGGTTCGAGCGCTTCCTGGTCGACACCGGCGTCATCCTCGACACGGGGATGCTGTACCTCGACGCGCGCGTCTCGCACAAGCAGCCGACGGTCGAGGTCCGGGTCGCCGACGTCTGCCTCGACGCCCGCGACGCCGCGGTCATCGCGGCACTCGTCCGCGCCCTCGTCGACACGGCGGCGGCGGACTGGCAGGCGGGCGTTCCTCCCGCGCCCGTCCCCTCGGCGGCGCTGCGCCTCGCCGAGTGGCAGGCGGCGCTCACCGGCGTCCGCGGCTCGCTGCCGCATCCCGTCACCTGGCGCGAGGTGCCGGCGGTCGAGGCCATCGACGCGCTGCTGTCGCACACGGCGGCCGCACTCGAGGCGAACGGGGATCTGGTGCTGGTGCGCCGCGGCCTCGCGCGCATCCTCACCACCGGTGGAGGAGCCGGCCGTCAGCGCGCGGCGTTCGAGCGTCGAGGGCGGATGCGCGATGTGGTCGCGCTCGCGGTCTCGGCCACCCACGAGCAGTCGGAGGACGACGACCTGGTCGTCGCCTGA